In Methylobacterium aquaticum, the following are encoded in one genomic region:
- a CDS encoding ATP-binding response regulator, which translates to MSDDDILFLLPDDEPGEAMQAAPWPVMVVDDDPAVHEGTRFALSGYGLDGAGLELISAYSAAEARTLLSARRGMAVILLDVVMETDDAGLRLVDFVRRELKDDTVRIILRTGQPGQAPERRVIVDYDINDYKAKTELTADKLFTSLTAALRAYQQLKRLQETRRGLEIIIDAAPMLLDYKSMQRLAEGVLTQVSSLLNVACEGILVLREQSGPQDAVSVLAGSGCYQHLAGDGQRPLDDDVREIVARAFTERRHTFGDRWSTLYVHTASGSEIVALLKADRSLSETDRALIGLFTSRLSVAFDNVILYEQLQRANIRLEQRVVERTGELMRANRRLAMQRSDLRRANQLKTEILGTVAHDLKNPLAVILGRTEMLGDMIEVRPPPAEAMHAQIGHIRETARRLTGMIETLIADAMNDALDITVRHEPVDFAGLAREVSQANAPLAETKGQTLRSAIPAGLTLHGDAERLREAMDNLISNAIKYSPTGAEIVVTVTRDGDETVYAVRDHGPGLSPEDIGRLFGRFQRLSAKPTAGEGSTGLGLSIVRRIAELHGGRATAETHGDAPGSTFAIRLPSGVGEVS; encoded by the coding sequence ATGAGCGACGACGACATCCTCTTCCTCCTGCCCGACGACGAGCCCGGCGAGGCCATGCAGGCCGCTCCCTGGCCGGTGATGGTGGTGGACGACGATCCCGCCGTGCACGAGGGCACCCGCTTCGCTTTGTCCGGCTACGGCCTCGACGGGGCGGGGCTCGAACTCATCTCCGCCTACTCGGCGGCCGAAGCCCGGACCCTGCTGTCGGCGCGGCGCGGCATGGCGGTGATCCTGCTCGACGTGGTGATGGAGACCGACGATGCCGGCCTGAGGCTCGTCGACTTCGTCCGACGCGAACTCAAGGACGACACGGTGCGCATCATCCTGCGCACCGGCCAGCCCGGCCAGGCGCCGGAGCGGCGCGTGATCGTCGACTACGACATCAACGACTACAAGGCGAAGACCGAGCTCACCGCCGACAAGCTGTTCACCAGCCTCACCGCGGCGCTGCGCGCCTACCAGCAGCTCAAGCGCCTGCAGGAGACCCGGCGCGGACTAGAGATCATCATCGACGCCGCCCCGATGCTGCTCGACTACAAGTCGATGCAGCGGCTGGCCGAGGGCGTGCTGACCCAGGTCTCCTCGCTCCTCAACGTCGCCTGCGAGGGCATCCTGGTCCTGCGCGAGCAATCCGGCCCGCAGGATGCGGTAAGCGTGCTCGCGGGCTCGGGCTGCTACCAGCACCTCGCCGGCGACGGGCAGCGGCCCCTCGACGACGACGTGCGCGAGATCGTCGCCCGCGCCTTCACCGAGCGGCGCCACACCTTCGGCGACCGCTGGTCGACCCTCTACGTCCACACCGCGAGCGGCAGCGAGATCGTCGCGCTCCTGAAGGCCGACCGCTCGCTCTCGGAGACCGACCGGGCGCTCATCGGCCTGTTCACCTCGCGCCTGTCCGTCGCCTTCGACAACGTGATCCTCTACGAGCAATTGCAGCGGGCCAATATCCGCCTGGAGCAGCGGGTGGTGGAGCGCACCGGCGAATTGATGCGCGCCAACCGCCGGCTCGCCATGCAGCGCTCGGACCTGCGCCGCGCCAACCAGCTCAAGACCGAGATCCTGGGCACGGTCGCCCACGACCTGAAGAACCCGCTCGCCGTCATCCTCGGCCGGACCGAGATGCTGGGCGACATGATCGAGGTCCGGCCGCCGCCGGCCGAGGCGATGCACGCGCAGATCGGCCACATCCGCGAGACCGCGCGCCGCCTCACCGGCATGATCGAGACCCTGATCGCCGACGCGATGAACGACGCCCTCGACATCACGGTCCGGCACGAGCCGGTGGATTTCGCCGGCCTCGCCCGCGAGGTCTCCCAGGCCAACGCGCCCTTGGCCGAGACCAAGGGCCAGACCCTGCGCTCGGCGATTCCCGCGGGCCTCACGCTCCACGGCGACGCCGAGCGCCTGCGCGAGGCGATGGACAACCTGATCTCGAACGCCATCAAGTACTCGCCGACCGGGGCCGAGATCGTCGTCACGGTGACGCGGGACGGGGACGAGACGGTCTACGCCGTGCGCGACCACGGGCCGGGCCTGTCGCCGGAGGATATCGGCCGCCTGTTTGGCCGCTTCCAGCGGCTCTCCGCCAAGCCCACCGCCGGCGAGGGCTCGACCGGCCTGGGGCTGTCGATCGTCAGGCGCATCGCCGAACTGCATGGCGGGCGGGCCACCGCCGAGACCCACGGGGACGCGCCGGGCTCCACCTTCGCGATCCGGCTGCCGAGCGGCGTCGGGGAGGTATCGTGA
- the cysE gene encoding serine O-acetyltransferase, whose translation MSSSPAPTLSGADPVAGVVDPVWRRLRQEAEAVMRDEPRLASFLFASVLNHATLESAVSHRVASRLGHPALTADLIAQSFAEAVADDPGIGQAFRADIGAVIDRDPAAGRAIEPVLYFKGFHAIQAHRLSHWLWTRGRRDLALYLQSRSSEVFQTDIHPAARIGRGIFLDHATGLVVGSTAVIEDEVSMLHDVTLGGTGKHGGDRHPKIRHGVMIGAGAKILGNIEVGACARVAAGSVVLQAVPPCTTVVGVPARVVGSAGCSDPARAMDQFINAMDGI comes from the coding sequence TTGTCGTCCAGCCCCGCTCCCACCCTGTCCGGCGCCGATCCGGTCGCCGGCGTCGTCGATCCGGTCTGGCGGCGGCTGCGCCAAGAGGCCGAGGCCGTGATGCGCGACGAGCCGCGCCTGGCGTCGTTCCTGTTCGCCAGCGTGCTCAACCACGCCACCCTCGAATCGGCGGTGTCCCACCGCGTCGCCTCGCGCCTCGGCCACCCGGCCCTGACCGCCGACCTGATCGCGCAGAGCTTCGCGGAGGCGGTGGCGGACGATCCCGGCATCGGGCAGGCCTTCCGGGCCGATATCGGCGCGGTGATCGACCGCGATCCGGCCGCCGGCCGGGCGATCGAGCCGGTCCTGTACTTCAAGGGCTTCCACGCCATCCAGGCCCATCGCCTGAGCCACTGGCTCTGGACCCGCGGCCGGCGCGACCTCGCGCTCTACCTCCAGAGCCGCTCTTCCGAGGTCTTCCAGACCGACATCCATCCGGCGGCGCGGATCGGCCGCGGCATCTTCCTCGACCATGCCACCGGCCTCGTCGTCGGCTCGACGGCGGTGATCGAGGACGAGGTGTCGATGCTGCACGACGTCACCCTCGGCGGCACCGGCAAGCACGGCGGCGACCGCCACCCGAAGATCCGCCACGGCGTAATGATCGGCGCCGGCGCCAAGATCCTCGGCAACATCGAGGTCGGGGCCTGCGCCCGGGTCGCCGCCGGCTCGGTCGTGCTCCAGGCGGTACCGCCCTGCACCACGGTTGTGGGCGTGCCGGCCCGGGTGGTCGGCTCGGCCGGCTGCTCGGACCCGGCCCGCGCGATGGACCAGTTCATCAACGCGATGGACGGAATCTGA
- a CDS encoding DNA translocase FtsK has translation MRSLRRSASPYDGLIDTFRAFLTRRATEVTGLALLVGAACFTVALATWSIDDPSLNHATSRAARNLLGFGGAVVSDLGMQLLGLGALAFALPPAVWGMRLLRTHRLARLQLRLVLWVIGFGAASGMASALPPTARWPLPTGLGGVAGDALLGAAKAIAGPAGAFAGFLYAAIAVVSLTGACGFGLIEDEEGDDEADSYAPVVSRYDERQPRRGAGPAHDDESPGLGLASLGALAHLAISARSAVAQKIESVRDGSWRHGAADPYAGNSPALAARRAFAEPGEAWDEPEAPVERAAERPAKPGRREPVFAEGAPRRVEAAPRRADTAMDDEPGDEDDDAMDAPRGRVAPPAPPIQTRRAPPPGPASPDSYELPALTLLAEPRHPAPSAAVSTDALEQNATLLESTLEDFGVRGEILAVRPGPVVTLYELEPAPGTKSSRVISLADDIARSMSAISARVAVVQGRNAIGIELPNAKRETVYLRELLASPAFAETKQKLALCLGKNIGGEAIIADLARMPHLLVAGTTGSGKSVAINTMILSLLYRMTPEECRLIMVDPKMLELSVYDGIPHLLTPVVTDPKKAVVALKWAVREMEERYKKMSKLGVRNIDGFNARVAEARARGEVITRTVQTGFDRETGEAIYEDEMMDLAPLPYIVIVVDEMADLMMVAGKDIEGAIQRLAQMARAAGLHLIMATQRPSVDVITGTIKANFPTRISFQVTSKIDSRTILGEMGAEQLLGQGDMLFMAGGGRTTRVHGPFCSDDEVEQVVAHLKRQGRPSYLEAVTAEEGEEEADAPVMDQGGFGDPAGDVYDQAVAVVLRDKKASTSYIQRRLQIGYNRAASLMERMEREGIVGPANHAGKREILLEEQEG, from the coding sequence ATGCGTTCGCTTCGTCGCTCGGCATCGCCCTACGATGGCCTCATCGACACGTTCCGCGCGTTCCTGACGCGGCGGGCGACGGAGGTCACCGGCCTCGCCCTGCTCGTCGGGGCGGCCTGCTTCACGGTCGCCCTGGCGACCTGGTCGATCGACGACCCGAGCCTCAACCACGCCACCTCGCGCGCGGCCCGCAACCTCCTCGGCTTCGGCGGCGCGGTGGTGTCGGATCTCGGCATGCAGCTCCTCGGCCTCGGGGCGCTCGCCTTCGCGCTGCCGCCGGCGGTATGGGGCATGCGCCTGCTGCGCACCCACCGGCTGGCCCGGCTGCAGTTGCGGCTGGTGCTCTGGGTCATCGGCTTCGGCGCGGCGAGCGGCATGGCGAGCGCGCTGCCTCCGACCGCCCGCTGGCCGCTGCCGACCGGCCTCGGCGGCGTGGCCGGAGACGCGCTGCTGGGTGCCGCCAAGGCGATCGCCGGCCCGGCCGGGGCCTTCGCGGGCTTCCTCTACGCGGCCATCGCGGTGGTCAGCCTGACCGGCGCCTGCGGCTTCGGCCTGATCGAGGACGAGGAGGGCGACGACGAGGCGGACTCCTACGCCCCCGTGGTCAGCCGCTACGACGAGCGCCAGCCTCGCCGCGGCGCCGGCCCGGCCCATGACGACGAATCGCCCGGTCTCGGCCTCGCCTCGCTCGGCGCGCTCGCCCACCTGGCGATCAGCGCCCGGAGCGCGGTGGCACAGAAGATCGAGTCCGTCCGCGACGGCTCATGGCGCCACGGCGCCGCCGATCCCTATGCCGGCAACTCGCCGGCGCTCGCCGCCCGCCGCGCCTTCGCCGAGCCCGGCGAGGCCTGGGACGAGCCCGAGGCTCCGGTCGAGCGCGCCGCCGAGCGTCCTGCCAAGCCGGGCCGCCGCGAGCCGGTCTTCGCGGAGGGCGCACCGCGCCGGGTCGAGGCCGCCCCGCGCCGGGCGGATACCGCGATGGATGACGAGCCGGGAGACGAGGACGACGACGCGATGGACGCCCCGCGCGGCCGCGTCGCGCCCCCTGCCCCGCCGATCCAGACCCGCCGCGCGCCGCCGCCCGGCCCGGCCTCGCCCGATTCCTACGAGTTGCCGGCGCTGACGCTGCTCGCCGAGCCGCGCCACCCGGCGCCGAGCGCCGCCGTCTCGACCGACGCCCTGGAGCAGAACGCGACCCTGCTCGAATCGACGCTGGAGGATTTCGGCGTGCGCGGCGAGATCCTGGCCGTGCGCCCGGGCCCCGTCGTCACGCTCTACGAACTGGAACCGGCACCCGGCACCAAATCGAGCCGGGTCATCTCGCTTGCCGACGACATCGCCCGCTCGATGTCGGCGATCTCCGCCCGCGTCGCGGTGGTGCAGGGCCGCAACGCCATCGGCATCGAGCTGCCGAACGCCAAGCGCGAGACGGTCTACCTGCGCGAGCTGCTCGCCTCCCCGGCCTTCGCCGAGACCAAGCAGAAGCTCGCGCTCTGCTTAGGGAAAAACATCGGCGGTGAGGCGATCATCGCCGATCTCGCCCGCATGCCGCACCTGCTGGTCGCCGGCACCACCGGCTCGGGCAAGTCGGTCGCCATCAATACCATGATCCTGTCGCTGCTCTACCGGATGACTCCGGAAGAGTGCCGCCTGATCATGGTCGACCCCAAGATGCTGGAACTCTCCGTCTATGACGGCATCCCGCACCTGCTTACTCCCGTCGTCACCGACCCGAAGAAGGCGGTCGTCGCCCTCAAATGGGCGGTGCGCGAGATGGAGGAGCGCTACAAGAAGATGTCGAAGCTGGGCGTCCGCAACATCGACGGCTTCAACGCCCGGGTGGCGGAGGCGCGGGCGCGCGGCGAGGTGATCACCCGCACGGTCCAGACCGGCTTCGACCGCGAGACCGGCGAGGCGATCTACGAGGACGAGATGATGGATCTCGCCCCGCTCCCCTACATCGTGATCGTGGTCGACGAGATGGCCGACCTGATGATGGTGGCGGGCAAGGACATCGAAGGCGCGATCCAGCGCCTGGCCCAGATGGCGCGGGCCGCCGGCCTGCACCTCATCATGGCGACGCAGCGCCCGTCGGTGGACGTGATCACCGGCACGATCAAGGCGAATTTCCCGACCCGGATCTCGTTCCAGGTGACCTCGAAGATCGATTCGCGGACGATCCTCGGCGAGATGGGCGCCGAGCAGCTGCTGGGCCAGGGCGACATGCTGTTCATGGCCGGCGGCGGCCGGACGACCCGGGTCCACGGGCCGTTCTGCTCGGACGACGAGGTCGAGCAGGTGGTGGCCCACCTCAAGCGCCAGGGCCGTCCGTCCTATCTCGAGGCGGTCACCGCCGAGGAGGGCGAGGAAGAGGCCGACGCCCCGGTCATGGACCAGGGCGGGTTCGGCGACCCTGCGGGCGACGTCTACGACCAGGCGGTGGCGGTGGTCCTGCGCGACAAGAAGGCCTCGACCAGCTACATCCAGCGTCGGCTGCAGATCGGCTACAACCGGGCCGCCTCGCTGATGGAGCGGATGGAGCGCGAGGGCATCGTCGGCCCCGCCAACCATGCCGGCAAGCGCGAGATCCTGCTGGAGGAGCAGGAGGGCTGA
- a CDS encoding response regulator, with protein sequence MTGLAPHVVVVDDEPDARAMVGDYLRMHGFEVSLCDGGRALRRRLAEVAPDLIVLDLNMPEEDGLSIVRDLKARSTIPIIMLTATASPIDRVVGLELGADDYLPKPCELRELVARIRSVLRRAAQARNAPAGEGGREIRPEKANGQEGGVRFGRMIVDIETLRLRDAAGTEHILTRSEYALLKAFLDNPKRVLTRERLLDLADARDPEAFDRAIDVRINRIRKKVEPDPANPRFIKTVRGMGYVFRPDGD encoded by the coding sequence ATGACGGGCCTCGCCCCGCACGTCGTCGTGGTCGACGACGAGCCCGATGCCCGCGCGATGGTGGGCGACTACCTGCGGATGCACGGTTTCGAGGTCAGCCTGTGCGACGGCGGCCGCGCGCTGCGGCGGCGCCTCGCCGAGGTCGCCCCGGACCTGATCGTCCTCGACCTCAACATGCCGGAGGAGGACGGCCTGTCGATCGTGCGCGACCTCAAGGCCCGCTCGACGATCCCCATCATCATGCTCACCGCTACCGCGAGCCCGATCGACCGGGTGGTCGGCCTCGAGCTCGGGGCCGACGACTACCTGCCGAAACCCTGCGAGCTGCGCGAACTGGTCGCCCGCATCCGCTCGGTGCTGCGCCGGGCGGCGCAGGCCCGCAACGCCCCGGCGGGAGAGGGCGGGCGCGAGATCAGGCCGGAGAAGGCGAACGGCCAGGAGGGCGGCGTCCGCTTCGGCCGGATGATCGTCGACATCGAGACCCTGCGCCTGCGCGACGCGGCCGGCACCGAGCACATCCTGACCCGCTCGGAATACGCCCTGCTCAAGGCCTTCCTGGACAATCCCAAGCGCGTGCTGACCCGCGAGCGCCTGCTCGACCTCGCCGATGCCCGCGACCCCGAGGCCTTCGACCGGGCGATCGACGTGCGGATCAACCGCATCCGCAAGAAGGTCGAGCCCGACCCGGCTAACCCTCGTTTCATCAAGACCGTCCGTGGCATGGGCTACGTGTTCCGGCCCGACGGCGATTGA
- a CDS encoding DUF3126 family protein: MTKVEGYLRRTFANHNIRLVARPKKTDSAEVYIGEEFLGVLSVDDEDGDRSFNFSMAILDTDLDE, from the coding sequence ATGACGAAGGTGGAAGGCTATCTCCGCCGCACTTTCGCCAACCACAACATCCGGCTCGTCGCCCGTCCCAAGAAGACGGATTCGGCCGAGGTCTATATCGGCGAGGAATTCCTCGGCGTTCTGTCGGTGGATGACGAGGACGGCGATCGCTCGTTCAACTTCTCGATGGCGATCCTCGACACCGACCTGGACGAGTAG
- a CDS encoding RelA/SpoT family protein — translation MMRQYELVERVKAYNPGADEALLNRAYIYAMRAHGTQKRASGDPFFAHPLEVAAILTDLRLDDATIVAAVLHDTVEDTAATLEEINRVFTPEIGRLVDGLTKIKRLDLVSKRAAQGENFRKLLLAIAVDVRVLLVKLADRLHNMRTLQHMPAEKRARIAQETLDIYAPLASRMGMQELREELEDLSFVNLKPDVYATISKRLSDLSAKSERLVESIERDLIAKLAHAGITATVKGRQKRPYSIWSKMERKSVAFEQLSDIFGFRVIVDEVDTCYRALGVVHTTWPMVPGRYKDYISTPKQNDYRSIHTTVIGPKSQRVELQIRTTEMDEIGEYGIAAHALYKDGAPHLATESGAYQWLRRTIELLAEGDSPEEFLEHTKLELFQDQVFCFTPKGRLIALPRGATPIDFAYAVHTDVGNTAVGAKINGRIAPLLTELQNGDEVEIARADGQIPPAAWESLVVTGKARAAIRRATRSAVRRQYAGLGRQILDRAFERAGKNFSDEKLRGALPRLARQSTEDVFAAVGRGEMFSGDVVKAVYPDYKDERRAASQPTPGQPRPHVNGAGRLSLDKDQTVRLTWPGKAPGKDGSGKEGEPDEGAIPIRGLDRDVLVRFAPEGGAVPGDRIVGILTPGEGVTIYPIQSPALAAFDNEPDRWLDVRWDVDGASNQRFPARLALQSINEPGSFAQIAQVIADHDGNIDNISMKRRTQDFTDVTIDLAVWDLKHLNAIVSELRAKRVVSRVDRVNG, via the coding sequence ATGATGCGCCAGTACGAGCTCGTCGAGCGGGTCAAGGCCTACAATCCCGGCGCCGACGAGGCGCTGCTGAACCGGGCCTACATCTACGCGATGCGGGCGCACGGCACCCAGAAGCGCGCCTCGGGGGATCCGTTCTTCGCTCACCCGCTCGAGGTGGCGGCCATCCTCACCGACCTGCGGCTCGACGACGCCACCATCGTGGCGGCGGTGCTGCACGACACCGTCGAGGACACCGCCGCGACGCTAGAGGAGATCAACCGGGTCTTCACACCGGAGATCGGCCGGCTGGTCGACGGGCTGACCAAGATCAAGCGCCTGGATCTCGTCTCGAAGCGCGCGGCGCAGGGCGAGAACTTCCGCAAGCTCCTGCTCGCCATCGCGGTCGACGTCAGGGTCCTGCTGGTCAAGCTCGCCGACCGGCTGCACAACATGCGCACGCTCCAGCACATGCCGGCGGAGAAGCGCGCCCGCATCGCCCAGGAAACCCTCGACATCTACGCGCCGCTCGCCAGCCGCATGGGCATGCAGGAGCTGCGCGAGGAGCTGGAAGACCTCTCCTTCGTCAACCTGAAGCCCGACGTCTACGCGACGATCAGTAAGCGCCTCTCCGACCTCTCGGCGAAGTCCGAGCGGCTGGTCGAGAGCATCGAGCGCGACCTGATCGCCAAGCTCGCCCATGCCGGCATCACCGCCACCGTCAAGGGACGGCAGAAGCGCCCCTACTCGATCTGGAGCAAGATGGAGCGCAAGTCGGTCGCCTTCGAGCAGCTCTCCGACATCTTCGGCTTCCGGGTCATCGTCGACGAGGTCGATACCTGCTACCGGGCGCTCGGCGTGGTCCACACCACCTGGCCGATGGTGCCGGGACGCTACAAGGACTACATCTCGACGCCGAAGCAGAACGATTACCGCTCGATCCACACCACGGTGATCGGGCCGAAGAGCCAGCGCGTCGAGCTTCAGATCCGCACCACCGAGATGGACGAGATCGGCGAGTACGGCATCGCCGCGCATGCCCTGTACAAGGACGGCGCGCCGCACCTCGCCACCGAGAGCGGCGCCTACCAATGGCTGCGCCGCACCATTGAACTCTTGGCCGAGGGCGACAGCCCCGAAGAGTTCCTGGAGCACACCAAGCTCGAGCTGTTCCAGGACCAGGTCTTCTGCTTCACCCCGAAGGGCCGGCTGATCGCGCTGCCGCGCGGCGCGACGCCGATTGATTTCGCCTACGCGGTCCATACCGATGTCGGCAACACCGCGGTGGGGGCCAAGATCAACGGCCGCATCGCCCCCCTGCTGACCGAGTTGCAGAACGGCGACGAGGTCGAGATCGCCCGGGCCGACGGCCAGATTCCGCCGGCGGCCTGGGAATCCCTCGTCGTCACCGGCAAGGCGCGCGCCGCGATCCGGCGCGCCACCCGCTCGGCGGTGCGGCGGCAATATGCGGGCCTCGGGCGCCAGATCCTGGATCGCGCCTTCGAGCGCGCCGGCAAGAATTTTTCCGACGAGAAGCTGCGCGGCGCCCTGCCCCGGCTCGCCCGCCAATCGACCGAGGACGTGTTCGCCGCGGTGGGACGGGGCGAGATGTTCTCCGGGGACGTGGTGAAGGCGGTCTATCCCGACTACAAAGACGAGCGCCGCGCCGCGAGCCAGCCCACGCCGGGCCAGCCCCGCCCGCACGTCAACGGGGCCGGCCGCCTGTCCCTCGACAAGGATCAGACCGTGCGGCTGACCTGGCCGGGCAAGGCGCCGGGCAAGGACGGATCCGGCAAGGAGGGCGAGCCCGACGAGGGCGCGATCCCGATCCGCGGCCTCGACCGCGACGTGCTGGTCCGCTTCGCCCCCGAGGGCGGCGCGGTGCCGGGCGACCGGATCGTCGGCATCCTCACGCCCGGCGAGGGCGTGACGATCTACCCGATCCAGTCCCCGGCGCTTGCCGCCTTCGACAACGAGCCCGACCGCTGGCTCGACGTGCGCTGGGACGTGGACGGCGCCTCCAACCAGCGCTTCCCGGCGCGGCTGGCGCTCCAATCGATCAACGAACCCGGCAGCTTCGCCCAGATCGCCCAGGTGATCGCCGACCACGACGGCAACATCGACAACATCTCGATGAAGCGCCGGACCCAGGACTTCACCGACGTGACGATCGATCTCGCGGTCTGGGACCTGAAGCACCTCAACGCCATCGTGTCGGAATTGAGGGCCAAGCGCGTGGTGAGCCGGGTCGACCGGGTGAACGGGTAA
- a CDS encoding TadE/TadG family type IV pilus assembly protein has protein sequence MPLRAVIFGFGVVTAFSALDLTCEKRSCCQINLRLINPGLLMRIARCSPARFAPDRSGSAAVEFAIVAPTLLMIMLGIMVFGSFLGASHSLQAAASDAARAAIAGLDPAERTTLATLAAQRSVASSQLLQPSAVVVDAKPDPDDPDLFTVTLRYDLRTTLLNLPSQVVPMPQTLSRSASIRRGGL, from the coding sequence TTGCCGCTTCGCGCCGTGATCTTCGGCTTTGGCGTCGTCACCGCGTTTTCCGCGTTGGATTTAACATGTGAGAAACGATCTTGCTGTCAGATCAATCTCAGGTTGATCAACCCGGGGTTGCTCATGCGTATCGCGCGCTGTTCGCCGGCGAGGTTCGCGCCTGATCGATCGGGGTCGGCGGCGGTCGAGTTCGCGATCGTCGCCCCCACTCTCCTGATGATCATGCTCGGCATCATGGTATTCGGAAGCTTTCTGGGCGCCTCGCACAGTCTACAGGCTGCCGCCAGCGATGCGGCGCGGGCCGCCATCGCGGGGCTCGATCCTGCCGAGCGAACGACGCTCGCGACCCTGGCCGCACAACGAAGCGTTGCGTCGAGCCAGCTGCTCCAGCCGTCGGCCGTCGTCGTCGACGCCAAGCCCGATCCCGACGATCCCGATCTCTTCACCGTGACCTTGCGGTACGACCTCAGGACGACCTTGCTCAACCTGCCGTCCCAGGTCGTGCCGATGCCCCAGACATTGTCGCGCTCCGCCAGCATCAGGAGGGGCGGGCTATGA
- a CDS encoding DUF6949 family protein produces the protein MNLSPSALENLQTLVLGLAFAGLLASAFEWATARRASFGLLSGGGLVALASLPILAFGAPFIILRNTVRGRRIERRPVPFVMLATMLACGWSLVSGRVVLDLAHLVSGA, from the coding sequence ATGAACCTTTCGCCCTCCGCCCTCGAGAACCTGCAGACCCTGGTTCTCGGCCTCGCCTTCGCCGGTCTCCTGGCGAGCGCCTTCGAATGGGCGACGGCACGGCGGGCGAGTTTCGGTCTCCTGTCCGGCGGCGGCCTGGTGGCGCTCGCCTCCCTGCCGATCCTGGCTTTCGGGGCGCCGTTCATCATCCTGCGCAACACCGTGCGCGGCCGGCGGATCGAGCGGCGGCCGGTGCCGTTCGTGATGCTGGCGACGATGCTGGCCTGCGGCTGGAGCCTGGTTTCGGGCCGGGTGGTGCTCGATCTCGCCCATCTGGTTTCGGGCGCCTGA